In Actinomadura luteofluorescens, the sequence GTGCCGAGCGACCTGGCGCGAGCGAGCTCGACCATCGCGCCCGCGCGCAGGAGCTGGCCGCGGCCCTGCAGGTTGTCGATCTCGAACTTGGCTTTGTCCACGGTGTAGCAGAGCAGGTAGAGGCGCTGGGGCAGGGGCAGGTTCTGGTACATGTCTTCTCCTCAGATGGGGGCGAGGGCACGAGACCCGAGCCGGTCGGACTCAGGCGGGCCGGGTGGCCTGGTCCCGGGTGGCCTGGTCCCGGGCGGCTCGGTCTTCGCCGGGCTCGGCCAGCCGCTTGGTCGAGCGGCGGAACGCCCAGATGACCACCAGGCCGGCCAGCACCGTCAGCGGGGTCCCCATCGTGATCTTGGTGAAGGCCAGCCACCCCGTGGCGTCGGCGTTGAAGAGCATCTGGCTGACCGCGAACCGGGCGGAGAACACGGCCGTCACCGCCAGCGTGGCGACATCGTGCGCCAGCAGGGTGGACCGGTCCCGCCGCCACGCGTGGCCCCCACCGTGGAAGGCGTTCCAGACGACCCCGGTCAGCGGCCGGCGCACCAGCAGAGAGGCGGAGGTGACCACGGCCCCGGCCAGCGCCGCCCAGATCCCGATCAGGAAGAAGCCGCTCGCCGACCCCGTCCAGGCCGCGACGCCCCCCGCCGCCGCGACGCCGAACAGCCCGCCCGCCGCGGACATGAACTGCTCCCCGCGCCGCATCCGCCACACCGTGAGCGCCACGGCCGCGGCGAACGCGATGCCGATCGCGACCGGCAGTTCGAAGAAGGCGTCGGCCGTCACGAAGGCCACTACGGGCAGCGTCGAGCAGACCATTCCAATGGGGCCGCCCACCCCGTCGAGCAACGCCTGGCTCATATTCGTGGCCCCGGCCGGGGACCGGTTGGTGCGGTGATGGACGCGATTCTGGTCGGTCGTGGTCATCATTTCCTCCCAGTGTCGTGTGCGGGAACGGTCGGAGCCGCCGCGATTTCGTGATCATCTGCCCCATTACTGGGGCGAGGAGACCGCGAGATCAGGAAGTTCCGAATCCTCATGCATTCCTTTTGTCATCGATCTCGCGAACAGAGTCCATGGAAAACCGTGCCGCCACGGCATGCTCAAGGGGCGGTCCCTGTGAGCTGCGCCACGTCGGGGCGGGGGCGCGAGCCCTCGCCGGGCCGGCCCAACTTGACCATGCCGTGGCGGCATGGTCTGGAATGGACTCCGTCGGCGCGGCCGCGCCGGCGGCCGTCGATCGAGGGACCGTTCATGGCGTGGAGCACCCGAGAGCTCGCCGAACTCGCCGGCACCAGCCTGCGGGCGGTGCGGCACTACCACGAGGTCGGTCTGCTCGACGAGCCCGAACGGCGCGCCAACGGCTACAAGCAGTACGGCGTCGCCCACCTCGTCCGCCTGGTGCGCATCAAGCGCCTTACCGACCTAGGCTTCTCCCTGCAGCAGATCGCCGCCATGGGCGACGGCGACGACCACCCGGAAGAGGCCCTGCGCACTCTGGACGCCGAGTTGGCCGCCACCATCGAACGTCTCCAGCGCGCCCGCGTCGAACTGGGCGTGATCCTGCGCCAGTCCGCACCGACCGACCTGCCGTCCGACATCGCACCGGCGGCCGCCGAGACCGAGATGCCCGACTCCGACCGCTCGTTCGTCGTCGTGATGACCCGCGTCCTCGGACCGGAGGGGATGCGTGCCTACGGGGACATGCTTCGGTCCCCGTCCACCGACCCCGTCGCCGCCGAGTTCGAGCAGCTGCCCGCCGACGCCGACGAGGCGACCCGCGCCGCCGTGGCCGAACGAATGGCCCCCTACGTCAGCGGCCTGTACGCCGAGCACCCGGGCCTGGACACCATGACCTCCGACGCGCCCCGCGGCGCCGGATTCGCCTCCCAGGCCGTCACCACCGCCCTGGAAGACCTCTACAACCCCGCCCAGATGGACGTCCTGTACCGCACCCAGGCCCTGCTCGCCGAGCAGGGGGAGACCGGCTCCCCCTGAATGCCCCCGGCACCCAGGGGGAGATCTCGACGCCCCGCGGTCAGGTCAGGCGGGCCTCGATGAAGGAGTACTGCGATGTGGGGACGATCCGGTCGAGGGTGAACCCGGCGGCGGCGAAGAGTTCGGCGTACTCGGTGGCGCTGCGCTCCTTGCCGGTGGTGAGGGCGAGCATGGTCAGGTCGATCATCTTGGTGGGATGCGGCACGTCCCCGGGCGGCACCACGCCTTCGATCACGACGATCCGGGCGCCGGGCGCCGCGGCGCTCCGGACGGACCGCAGGATGCGGAGGCAGGAGTCGTCGTCCCAGTCGTGCAGGACCGCGGCCAGCACGTAGACGTCGGCCGCCGGTACCGAATCGAAGAAGTCGCCGGGTACGACCTCGACACGGTCGGCCATCCCGAGATCGTCGATCTTCTTGCGGGCGCCCGGGACGATCTCGGGCAGGTCGAAGAGGATGCCCCGGCGCGCGGGCTCGCCCGCCAGCAGGCGGGCCAGGATGGTGCCGTCGGCCCCGCCGATGTCGGCGACGACTTCGCCCTCGGGCAGCCGGTAGCCGTCGAACATCCGGTCGCGCAGCCCGCCAGTGAACCCGGCCATCGCACGACTCTGCAGGCCGGCCATTCCGGGTGTGGCGACGACCCAGTCGAAGAACGGGCGCCCGAGGTAGCGCCGAGCGGCGGGCTCACCCGTCCGGGCGGTGTGCAGGAGCTCGCTGAAGGGCAGGTAGTGCGTCTCCATGTAGTAGAGGGCGATGTCCCTGACCGAGTCGGGACGGCGAGTGGAGAGAGTGGCGCCGAGGGGTGTCGTCTCCACCGTGTCCTCGTCCGGCCGGTGGAAGACCCCGAGGGGGGCGAGGCTCCGGATGAGCCGCCGCAGCAACTCGGGCCGCGCCCCGCACGCCGCGGCGAGTTCGTCGATCGCCATGGCTCCGCCGTCGAGCCGGGAGGCGACATCCAGCTTGGCGATCACATAAAGGGCCTGGGAGAACTGGAATCCGCCGAGGAGTTGGATCATCTGCGCGGAGGGAGGGGCCTCTGGAGTTTCCCCGATGCCGGTCGCTTCGTCCTTCGCCGCTTTCTCCATGACTCCTTCTTTCGCATCCTCTGGTGCACTTCTCGCCCGCGCCTGGCAAGGCGCGTGGCGAATACGCGTCCCAAAGTGAAGACCATGCCGTTACGGCATGGTCAAATCCGTGTTCGGAACGCCCCTCGGCCAAAGGCAGAGCACGGAAGATCGGTCAGACGCGGATGAAGTCGTAGGTGAGCGTGTTCGTCTTGGCGTCGTGGCCTATCGCGACCCAGTCGTTCCCGAGCCCCTGCAGCCAACCCGGGAAGCGGCCGAGGCGACGTCCCGTGGACGCGTCGTAGACGAGGACGAACGGGTGGTCGCCTTCGGCTCCGCTGACGGCGACGCGCCGCTGTGTGACGGCGGTCTCCCAGCTCGCGGACGTCCCCGGCAGGCCGGGATCGGGCGCCTTCCACAGGACGCGGCCGGTGCCGAAGTCCAGCAGTGAAAGGGCGCCGGTGTCCGCGTGATCCCTGACCAGGAGCGTGTGCCCGTCACCGTCGATCGGGACGCCCGGGACGTCGCCGCGCCAGACCGTCCGACCCTTGACGAGATCGAAGACCTGCGGCCTGCCGGTGTCGGTGGACGCGGCGATCCGGCGGCCGTCGCCGATCAGGTCGAGGCCGGTGCTGGACGGGGCGAGCCGCTTCTCGCACTCGCCGCCGGCCTCGCGTCCCGCGTAGACCTTCCGGGTCCATTCGCGATGACCGGTCAACGCCTCGGTCGCGGAGACGGTGACCGTGCAGTTCTCGTCGCCGGACGGAGGATCGTGGTCGGTGCTGATCAGCGTCCGCCCGGCCACGACCGAGTACCAGCCGCTCCCGCCGGAGGCCTGCGGCACGGGCCGGTCGTCGCCGCGGCGGGAAACGTAGATCCGCCCGGTCTCCGGGACGGCCGGCGGACGCACCCCGACCGCGGTGTTCGCCAACCGCACGCCGTCGCTCCCGAGCTTCCAGCGGACCTTCCCGGTGCGCAGATCCCTCCGCGTGATCTCGCAGTCGGTGCCCTCGCCGCAGACCGTGGTGAGGACGGCGTCCTGCGTGACCTGCACCCTCATGGCCGGACCGTCCTGCCAGAGCGTCCGGCCGTTCGCCGCTTCGATGACGCTGAACCGGACCGCGTCGGCCCCGGCGGCCTTCCGCCGGTGGACGATCAGGTCGCCGGCCACGTCGACCTCGTCGTCCTCCCCGGAGGGCACCCGCCACAACTCCCGCCCGGACCCGGGGTCGACGCCGAGGACCGCCCGGTCGTTGGCGATCACCGCGACCCGCCCGGCGATCGCCGTGGTGTTCTCACCGCTCGGCACGGACAGCGACCAGGCCGCGCGCGGCCCCTCGCGGGTCGGAGGCTTCAGCGAGGTGTCGGAGCAGGAGGCCCCCGCCGTGGACACCAGGAGCACGAGGGCGGCAGTTCCCAAACCGAGCCGGGAGCGAATCATCCCGACATCATTCCGGCCTTCGCCCCTCGACCGCCATCGGGCCTCGGGAAATGCCGGCGCGCATCCTCGTCGAGCCGGATCACGCCGAGGTGCTCACCCGCCAAAGGTCAACCGCTCTGGGAGCCGGTCTGAGTCGGGTCCTCCGGGAGGATGCTCGCGGCGTTGTGCAGGAAGGAGACGACCGCTGTGATGAGCGCCGCCAGGCAGGCGTAGCCGAAGGTCTGCCAATACCCGGTGGAAAGGACGACGGTGCCGGCGCCGGCGCTCGGGAACGCGCTCGCGAGCCCCTGCAACAGGGTGCGCAGTGCTCGTAGCGAGGCGGTCCTGAGCTTGGCGGCGAACGTCTGCCCCGGTGAACTGCCGATGAGTGCGCTCGTCACGGCCATGATCCGTTCCTCCTGACGCGAGGGTGCGCACATGGATCGACCGCCGTCACGGCGGCCTGGTGAGGGGTGCGCGGGGCACCCGACTCCCGTGGCGAGGATCCACAGCTCTCGCGCCAGGTGTCAAGACGCTCACATGGTGCGCCCGTGACCACGTCCGGCCTGTTGAACGCGTTCAAATATTCGCGCTAGGCTCGTCGTACGAGACGGGGAGCCGCAATGAAGATCGTGATACCTGGGGGTACCGGGCAGATAGGCCCGATCCTGAACCGCGCGCTGACCGCCGCCGGCCATGACGTGGTCGTCCTGACCAGGCGCCCGGCGAGCGAGCACGAGATCGGCTGGGACGGCGAGACGCCGGGCCCCTGGACCGAGGCGATCGACGGCAGCGACGTGGTGATCAACCTCGCCGGACGCAGCGTGAGCTGCCGGTACACGCCCGCCAATCTGCAGGACATGATGGACTCGCGGGTGCGCTCCACCGAGGCCGTCGGCGCGGCGATCGCCGGCGCCGCGAAGCCTCCCGCCGTCTGGCTCCAGATGAGCACGGCCACCATCTACGCCCACCGCTACGACGCCCCCAACGACGAGGCGACCGGCATCATCGGCGGCAACGAGCCCGGGGTTCCCGGCTACTGGGCCTACAGCGTGAAGATCGCCAAGGACTGGGAGCGGGCGCAGCAGCGAGCCGAGACCCCGTCCACCCGCAAGGTCGCCCTGCGCTCCGCCATGGTGATGAGCCCCGATCGCGGCGGGGTCTTCGACTACCTGCTCTGGCTGTCCCGCCTCGGCCTCGGCGGCCCGGTCGCGGGCGGCGGGCAGTACGTGTCCTGGATCCACGACCAGGACTTCGTCCGGGCGGTGGAGTTCCTGATAGCAAGGGACGACATCGTCGGCCCAGTAAATCTCGCGGCCCCGGCCCCCGTGCCGCAACGCACCTTGATGCGGGAACTGCGCGCCGCGTGGGGCGTCCCAGTAGGCCTGCCCGCGACGAAATGGATGGCCGAACTCGGTGCCCTCGCACTGCGCTCAGACACCGAACTACTACTGAAAAGCCGCCGCGTAGTCCCCGGCCGCCTTCTCGAAGAAGGCTTCACCTTCCACCACCCCCGCTGGCAGGTGGCCGCCGAAGACCTCGTCCACCGCGTCCGCACCTCCCGCTAGCGGTGGCTCACCCGTCCGCGGGGGAGCCCCGGCGGTGGACACTGACGGCGTAGCCGCCGCCGCGGTAGTCGTCACCGTCCCAGGTGGCGAAGCGCCGGTGGAGGCTCAGTCCGGCGGCCGCGCACCAGGCGTCGTAGCTCGCCAGATCCACGCTCGGCGGCACCGGAAGGTGAGCGGCGTCCAGGCCGAACCCCGCGACGAGAAGGCCGCCTGGACGCAGGAGCTCGGCCAGTGCCCGGATCGCCGCGGGCTCGGTGCCCTGCGCCAGCAGGGGGATGACGTTGCCCGCGGCCACGACGAGATCGAAGGGATCGGCGTCCGGCAGTTCGAAGGCGGCCAGATCGGCCCTGATCCAGGTCATCTCGGGGGCCGCCCGGCGGGCCTCGGCCAGCATGGAGGCGTCCAGGTCCACTCCGACGCAGGTGTAGCCGAGTTCGCCGAGCCGGATCGCGACCCTTCCGGTACCGGTGCCGGCGTCCAGCACTCGCGAACCCGGGGGAACCAGCGACGCGCACAGCCGCGCCTCGCCGTGCACGTCCGCCCCGGTGGCGGCGAGGTCGGCGAACCGGGCGGCATAGTCCGCCCCGGAAGTCCCACCGGTCAGATCGGCCCAGCGGCTCATCGGCACCTCCTTCGCAGTGGCCGGGTACGCCAGGGTAGCCGAGCACATCCGACGCTCCGATCCACCGCGACGCCGCCGATCCCGACCGCGGCGGAGCCGGCGGCCTCCCGCCGGCGGGCGTTATCGCAGCGCAATGCCGCCGGACGTTTCCGCGGGCGCTTCTGAGAAAGATCTCTGCGTGTTTCGTCGCCTCCGCCGAGGGAGGACGGCCGGTTCTCGAACTCGGCGGCGGGGACACTGCGCGAGGAGGACTGAATGGGCATGCGGGTCGTCTGGGGCCGGATGGGCAGGCGCCGCCGGTTGCGCCGGGTGGCCAGGGAGGTCTTCGGCTGGCCGGACCTGCGGCCGGGCCAGGGCGAGGCGATGGAGCACCTGCTGCGGGGCCGCGACGTCCTGCTGGTCATGCCGACCGGCGGCGGCAAGTCCGCCGTCTACCAGGTCCCCGCCCAGCTGCTTCCCGGGCCGACCGTGGTGATCTCGCCCCTGATCGCCCTGCAGCGGGATCAGATGGTCGCGCTCACCGGCCGCGACGCGGGCGGAGCCGTGATGGTCAACTCCGCCCAGTCCGACGGGGCGAGCGAGGACGCCATGGACCAGATCCGGGCGGGCCGGGCGGAGTACATCTTCCTCTCGCCCGAGCAGCTGGCCAAGCCGTCGGTCGTGGAGCGGCTCGCCGCCGTCCGCCCGTCCCTGATCGCCGTGGACGAGGCGCACTGCGTCTCCTCGTGGGGCCACGACTTCCGCCCGGACTACCAGCGGCTCGGCCGGGTGATCGAGCAACTCGGGCACCCCCCGGTGATCGCGCTGACCGCGACCGCCTCGCCGCCGGTACGCGGCGACATCCTCGCGACGCTCGGGCTGGGCGAGGCGCAGCAGATCGTCCGCGGTTTCGACCGGCCCAACCTCTCCCTGGAGGTAAGGCGGTTCCACGAGGAGGCGGACAAGAGGCGGGCGCTGGTCGAGGACGCCGCCGGACGGAAGGGGCTGGGCCTCGTCTACGTCGCCACCCGGCGTGACGCCGAGTCATACGGCGAGGAGCTGGCCGCGGCAGGCCTGCGTGCCGCTTCCTACCACGCCGGGATGAAGGCGGCGGACCGTCACCGGGTGCACGAGGCGTTCCAAAGCGACGAACTCGACGTCGTGGTGGCCACCTCGGCGTTCGGCATGGGGATCGACAAGCCCAACGTCCGCTACGTGCTGCACTCCGCTCCGCCGGAGTCTCCGGAGTCGTACTACCAGGAGATCGGCCGTGCCGGACGGGACGGGGAGCCCGCGACGGCCGTCCTCTACTACCGGTCGCAGGACCTTGGCCTGCGCCGCTTCTTCGCCGCGGGTAAGCCCGACGAAGAGAAGCTTCTCCAGACCGCGACGCTCCTCCAGACACACGGTGGCACCGTCCGGGCAAGCGAGATGCGTACCACCCTGGGCGTCGGCGCATCCAAGCTCACCAGCTTGGTGAACCTGCTGGAACAGACCGGAGCCGTAGAGACGACAGGCCGCGGAAACCTCCGCTACGTCCAGGAGGGTCCGCCGCCTGAAGATGCCGTGGCACGTGCAGTGGAACTCGACGAGAACCGCCGCCGCGTCGACGACTCACGCATCGACATGATGCGCGCCTACGCGGAGACAACGGACTGCCGCCGCCGTTTCCTACTGGAATACCTGGGCGAGCCCCACCCAGGCTCATGCGGCCACTGCGACGCCTGCCAAACCGAAACCACCACCGAACCGGCCCGCGCCGACGAGCCGGCCGCATCCCCGGACCATGCCGACGACGCCCCGTTCCCCCTACACGCCGAGGTGCAGCACGCCACGTGGGGACCCGGAACGGTCATGCGACTGGAACCCGACCGCATAACCGTCCTCTTCAAGGACGCCGGCTACCGCACGCTGTCCCTAGAGGCGATCCAGCGCGACGACAACCTCCTAACCCTCGGGCCCGACTCATCCCGCCCGCCAGCGCGACGCGGACGCCGACGCACACCCCGAACACGCCGAGACAAGGCCGCCGCGGGGAGCAAGAAATCCACCACCGGCGTGCCCTAACGCAGCTGCAGCGGTGGTTACGGTGCGGCGTCAGGCGGCGTTGCTGGGTCGGTCGGTGACGGGGAGCCTCATGGTGCGGTCGCCGAAGTCGGCCACCAGGTCAAGGTGCCCTCCCAGTGCCTCGACGTAGCGTGCAATGACATCGATGGAGATGACCTCACCATGTTCGATCTGGGAGATCCGGGCGACACTCACGCCCATGCTGGCGGCAAGGTCTTTCTGTCCGAGGCCGGCGTGCTTGCGGGCTTCGGCGAGCTGGTGTCCGCGTGTTTCGGCCAGGAGCCTGCGTGATCCGGCCTCGACCTCGGAGGGTGAGACGCCAGCCGCGTGTAGTTCTTGTTCCAGGAAGAGGCGTTTCGCCGGCTGGTCGAAGAGTGGCTGGACCGCGCAGGCCCTGCACTTCACCACCGGCTCCGGCGATGGTTGAGGCGGGTCGCTGACGAGCCCCGCATCGGTGAGAGCACCCGGTCGTGGCTCGCGGTCCTGGCGGCACAGAGGCAGCAATCTTTGAGGCTGGAAAGCAAGCCCAGCCTTGAGCTGCCTTCGCGCACCGAACTGCGATTGGCCTCCTACACCGCAGCGCACACCCGGTACGGGCAGGAGCGAGAGGCGTCCAGCGTCCTTCAACCTGGTCGTGCCGCCCCACGCTGAAGCCGGTCCGGACGGACCCTGGACGTTGCGTGCACTGAAGATCGGCAACACCGGCCGGTTCCGCCTCTACGCGGCCGCCTTCGACGGCCCCCGCCGCCCGCAAGCGATCATCGACCAGGACATGGTGCGCTCCTTCGTCGTGCACGACAAGGCACTCACCGTACGGGGCGCGGATGACTGAAATCGGTGTGTGGAGAGCGAGTTGGACGAGGGGACGGTCAGCGGGTCGGTTCCTGCTTGATCTGCTCGATCAGGCGGGTGAACTCGGTGAGGGAGATGGTGAGGTGGCCTGCGTTCGGGTTCTTGCTGTCCCGGACTCCGATCCCGGTACCTGGTGCGAGTCGTCCCAGCTCAACGCAGACGTCATCGTTCGCTGAGCCACTGTGGGAACTCTTGCGCCACTGAATCGTCATGTGTAGTGCTCCAAGTATTTCTTGATCAGCTTGCGCGAGGCGTCCTGAGAGTCTGCCTTTGCGCCGATACGTTCGAAACTATCAATAAAATTCTTGATCTCGTCGGGCATCTCGATCAAGCGTCCGCCTCCATGGGCTCCCGCGTAGGCGATGTCTCGGTCGTGGAGGCCGATGAGCTGGAAGAACCCGTCTGACCCCTCATGTTCCCCTGCTGAGAACGGAACGATGCGAAGGATCACGTTCCAGCGTTCGCTCATTTCGAGGAGATGTTCGAGCTGTGGCTTCATGACCTCGGCGCCCCCTACTCGGCGAGCGAGAACGGCCTCGTCCAAGAGAGCCCAGATATAGGGCGGATCGTCCCGCTCCAGAGTGGCTCGCTTCCGAGCGATCCGTGCGGCGAGCACTGCTTCACGATCTTTCGCCGTGCTCAGCCGACCGTACCTGCGCGTGTAGTCGTCGGTTTGGAAAAGCAACGGGATCAGTTGGCCGTGGAAGACCTTGATCTCGGCTGCTTGTCTCTCGTGCTGGCTGTACTGCTTGAACCAGTTCGGATCGTGGGCCATTCGGGCATACCAGAGCAACAACTCGAACAGCCCGCCGGTTTCGAACTTGACGTCGAGCCGCCTGGCGTAGTCGACCTGCAGCTTCGCTCGCCCGGCTTCGATGTTCGAAACACTTGATCGCGCCATCCCAATGATCTTGCCCCACTGGGTGAGTGACAGCCCTTCCTTCTCCCTTGTGAAACGGAGGTAGTAGGCAAGGAAGTGCCACATAGAGATCTTTGGGTCGAGCGGGTCACGGACGATCACCATTGCTACTCCCTGTTTTCGGTTCCTCTGGATACAGGCAAAGTTAGAGCGTGCCAGTGACCCTTGCTGCATGAACTCGAAAACCGGGGCAAGGATCGGGCGATGGTGATGACGGCGACCGGTGATCTGCTTATGCCCCTTATGGGAACACCGTCCGCAGTGGGGCTGGCGCGTACGCTTGTGGACGCGCGAATCCGTAACTGGAACTATTCCCACATTCTCGACAGCGTGCTTCTCGTCGTCTCGGAGCTCGTTGCCAACGCGGCGCGCCAGACGCCGCACGAGGAGATCCGCCTCCAGGTCAGCCGGGACGCGCACGGCGTCGTCATCGCCGTCTGGGACGCGGACTTCGCCCTCCCTCAGGCCAAGCCGATGAAGGAACTCACCCTCGAAGACCTGGACCTCACCGAGGAGGCGTTCGACGACAACGGCGGCTGGGGCCTCCAGATCGTCCAGGCGCTGTCGAGTACGTGCGGCGTTACTGGTGACCCGGCCGGCGGGAAGTGGGTCTGGGCACGCATCCAACCGTGACCATCCCGCCGAAGATCAACTGTGCGCGGCGTGCCCGATGTCATAGAGGTCGTGACGACGGCACGCCGCGGCACATCAGGCGTGTTGGCGAGCTTTCGGCTCGGGGCCGCATCGGCGACGACCGGTAGGAAGGTCGACTCCCTACCTAGACGGGGACCTTCCACAGGTGGATGGTGCCGTTTTGGGTGCCGGTGGCGAGGGTGTGGCCGTCTGGGCTGAAGCGTACGGTGAGGACGGCGCCGTCTTTGCCCGTGAGCGTCGGGCCGCGTTGTCGGTGGCTGGTCACGTCCCAGAGCCTTGTGGTCCCCTCCGAGTCTCCGGTTGCGAGGGTGCGGCCGTCCGGGCTGAACACCGCCGTGTGGCAGCGGCCGTCGCACTGGAACGGAGTGCCCTTCTGCAAGCTTCGGGCCACGTCCCACAGGCGGACGATCTTTCCGCCCGCCGTCGCGAGCGTCTGCCCGTCGGGGCTGAACGCCACGTCCTCGATCCAGGAGTCGTGACCGGACAGGTTCCCGCTGAGCTTCTTGCGGTCGTACACCTCCCACGTTTGCGCCACACCGCGGGTGTTTCCGGTGCCGGGATCCTCCTCGGTGCCGGTCGTGCCGATGGCCAGCGTCCGGCTGTCGGGGGCGAACGCCAGGGCCTGCACGTTGCCGGCGCCGGTTTCCAGGAGCGGGCCCACCTTCCCGTCGTCGAGGTCCCACAGCCGCACGGACTGGTCGGTGTTGCTGGTCGCCAGGACGCGGTCGTCCGGGCTCAGGGCCAGGGACGTCAGGGGTCCGAGATCGATGTCGAGGTCGGTCGGCTCGCCCTTGCCCGACACTGGGAAGAGGCGGAGGCTGCCGTCGTCGCCCGCGGTGTACAGGGTGCTGCCGCCGTGGCTGATCGCCAGCGCGTTGACGCCGTCGGGGTGGTCGAGGGGCGCGCGGCGCTGCTTTCCGTCCGCGACGTTCCAGAGCCGTGCCGTTGAGTCGTCGCCGGCACTGGCCAGCGTCCGGCCGTCCGGGGTGAACGCCAGGTCGCGCACGGACGCGGTGTGCCCGCGCAGCGAGCGGCTCGGCAGCGGGGCTGTAGACCGGTGCGCTGCGGGGTCGCTGTGGGCAGCCGATTCCGACCACGGCGCCACCACCAGGGCCGTCACCACGAGGGCCGCCACCACCAGGGTTGTGACCACCGCCGCGCACGCCGCCAGCACGCCGCGCGGGGAGCCGAGGACGCTGAACGGGCCGGAGTGGGGGCGGCGCGTGTAGACCAGCGTCGGCGCGGGCTCCGGGCCGGGCACCCAGCCGATCCAGGCGCGCCGCTCCTCGATCATCCGCTGCACCGCGGGCGGCCATGGCTGCGCGGCCGGGGCGATCCCGCCGACCATCGCCGCCAGCCGGGCGGGGGTCGGTCGCCTGGCCGGGTCCTTGTCCAGGCATGCCGCGACGGCCGGGCGGAGCCGGTGCGGTACGCCGGACAGGTCGGGTTCGGCGTGCACGACGTTGTAGAGCGCCTGCGCCGGGCCGGGCCCGTCGAAGGGGCCGCGGCCGGTGCAGGCGTACACCAGCACCGACCCCA encodes:
- a CDS encoding helix-turn-helix domain-containing protein, giving the protein MVIVRDPLDPKISMWHFLAYYLRFTREKEGLSLTQWGKIIGMARSSVSNIEAGRAKLQVDYARRLDVKFETGGLFELLLWYARMAHDPNWFKQYSQHERQAAEIKVFHGQLIPLLFQTDDYTRRYGRLSTAKDREAVLAARIARKRATLERDDPPYIWALLDEAVLARRVGGAEVMKPQLEHLLEMSERWNVILRIVPFSAGEHEGSDGFFQLIGLHDRDIAYAGAHGGGRLIEMPDEIKNFIDSFERIGAKADSQDASRKLIKKYLEHYT
- a CDS encoding ATP-binding protein, encoding MLHELENRGKDRAMVMTATGDLLMPLMGTPSAVGLARTLVDARIRNWNYSHILDSVLLVVSELVANAARQTPHEEIRLQVSRDAHGVVIAVWDADFALPQAKPMKELTLEDLDLTEEAFDDNGGWGLQIVQALSSTCGVTGDPAGGKWVWARIQP
- a CDS encoding WD40 repeat domain-containing serine/threonine protein kinase, translating into MRPLAASDPQRVGHYRMLGELGRGGMGRVLLGSAPDGRPVAVKLMHARLAGTPGFRERFRAEVAATRSVSGAYTAAVLDADADAPTPWLASVYVPGPSLRDAVRAAGPLPEPAVLRLAAGLCAALVEIHRAGLVHRDLKPSNVLLAADAPKVIDFGVARAAESEGDGPTGVLAGTPGYMSPEQAEEGSATASGDVFSLGSVLVYACTGRGPFDGPGPAQALYNVVHAEPDLSGVPHRLRPAVAACLDKDPARRPTPARLAAMVGGIAPAAQPWPPAVQRMIEERRAWIGWVPGPEPAPTLVYTRRPHSGPFSVLGSPRGVLAACAAVVTTLVVAALVVTALVVAPWSESAAHSDPAAHRSTAPLPSRSLRGHTASVRDLAFTPDGRTLASAGDDSTARLWNVADGKQRRAPLDHPDGVNALAISHGGSTLYTAGDDGSLRLFPVSGKGEPTDLDIDLGPLTSLALSPDDRVLATSNTDQSVRLWDLDDGKVGPLLETGAGNVQALAFAPDSRTLAIGTTGTEEDPGTGNTRGVAQTWEVYDRKKLSGNLSGHDSWIEDVAFSPDGQTLATAGGKIVRLWDVARSLQKGTPFQCDGRCHTAVFSPDGRTLATGDSEGTTRLWDVTSHRQRGPTLTGKDGAVLTVRFSPDGHTLATGTQNGTIHLWKVPV